Proteins from one Thermobifida alba genomic window:
- a CDS encoding DUF6882 domain-containing protein yields the protein MPKITALTDLLDDAALFSLEHQLHLVDVLGEHNWHVDLQAPRFDFVGERTLTCERFHLLGSAAPGPGSWMWAWANPSGFPEELTRLSAEVRAHGERLGIPELANAEVPFAALPGNPQHPAQVAFLLTEAAKVLGGRWTSYTGEVGGGTRVACLIEHPEFTLPAPEPARTMRVIQQAVAELPLSDHRRALAGYAARRGLGQQTTPDGGLVLTGPGFELGVEFDDRGLVARTSLTAQPGPHAR from the coding sequence ATGCCGAAGATCACCGCACTGACCGACCTGCTGGACGACGCCGCCCTGTTCTCCCTGGAGCACCAGCTCCACCTCGTCGACGTCCTCGGCGAGCACAACTGGCACGTCGACCTGCAAGCCCCCCGGTTCGACTTCGTCGGGGAGCGGACGCTGACCTGTGAACGCTTCCACCTCCTGGGCAGCGCCGCCCCCGGGCCGGGGTCGTGGATGTGGGCCTGGGCGAACCCCAGCGGCTTCCCCGAGGAGCTGACGCGGCTCTCCGCCGAGGTCCGCGCGCACGGTGAGCGGCTCGGCATCCCCGAACTGGCCAACGCCGAGGTTCCCTTCGCCGCACTGCCCGGGAACCCGCAGCACCCGGCGCAGGTCGCGTTCCTGCTGACCGAGGCCGCCAAGGTCCTGGGCGGCCGGTGGACCTCCTACACCGGGGAGGTGGGCGGGGGAACCCGCGTGGCCTGCCTCATCGAGCACCCCGAGTTCACACTGCCCGCCCCCGAACCGGCGCGGACCATGCGGGTGATCCAGCAGGCCGTCGCCGAACTCCCGCTGTCGGACCACCGGCGTGCCCTGGCCGGCTACGCCGCCCGGCGGGGCCTGGGACAGCAGACGACCCCGGACGGCGGGCTGGTCCTCACCGGCCCCGGCTTCGAGCTGGGCGTCGAGTTCGACGACAGGGGTCTGGTGGCGCGGACCAGCCTCACCGCGCAGCCCGGCCCGCACGCCCGCTGA
- a CDS encoding ATP-binding protein, translating into MTVVSASFPGLPASVAAARRFVVEAIRSCPQATASSDAVGRVELIVSELATNAIRHTHSGDPGESFTVRVNVTERGVWTEVRTLAPRRWNSVPHVVEPDDPSREHGRGLFLVDRLASRWGRLAPWQEGVYSVVHWDGHPCAEDGRAAAR; encoded by the coding sequence GTGACCGTCGTCTCCGCGTCCTTTCCCGGTCTTCCCGCGAGTGTGGCCGCCGCACGCCGGTTCGTGGTCGAGGCGATCCGGTCGTGCCCGCAGGCCACCGCGTCCTCGGACGCGGTCGGCCGGGTCGAGCTGATCGTGTCCGAGCTCGCCACCAACGCCATCCGGCACACCCACTCCGGCGACCCGGGGGAGTCTTTCACGGTGCGGGTGAACGTGACCGAGCGCGGCGTGTGGACGGAGGTGCGCACCCTGGCCCCGCGCCGCTGGAACTCGGTCCCGCACGTCGTCGAACCCGACGACCCGTCCCGCGAGCACGGGCGCGGCCTGTTCCTGGTGGACCGGTTGGCCAGCCGGTGGGGCCGCCTGGCCCCCTGGCAGGAGGGCGTCTACTCCGTCGTGCACTGGGACGGCCACCCCTGTGCCGAGGACGGCCGGGCGGCGGCCCGGTGA
- a CDS encoding helix-turn-helix domain-containing protein: MKHPPAWSRFGAEVRRLRLQAGYSQTQLAKAIPLSQSMLSGIELGHKGSKRDHAEALDRAFNTDGRLVRLWDSLNSTPSHPDWFQEVLKLERKAVEIRQYQPIVMPGLLQTEDYARALIRPAQPWANAAKVEELVHARMGRREILTVPDRPLSWFVVDQVVIDRVIESPAVMKEQLTYLLSLIEDSVIRFQVVSQETPVHPGSSGAIRIMTFDDRPTMVYTDHALGGHLSAQTEEVRYCSAIFSALQSEALSPSDSADYIRSRKDQL, encoded by the coding sequence GTGAAGCACCCCCCGGCATGGTCTCGCTTCGGTGCCGAGGTACGTCGGTTACGCCTCCAAGCAGGGTATTCACAGACCCAACTCGCCAAGGCGATACCACTCAGCCAGAGTATGCTCAGTGGTATCGAACTAGGCCACAAAGGCTCCAAAAGGGATCATGCGGAAGCTCTCGACCGGGCCTTCAACACCGACGGCAGGCTTGTCCGCCTCTGGGATTCGTTGAACTCCACACCATCCCACCCCGACTGGTTCCAGGAAGTGCTCAAACTAGAGCGCAAAGCGGTAGAAATCCGGCAATATCAGCCAATCGTGATGCCTGGATTGTTGCAGACTGAGGACTACGCTCGGGCTTTGATTCGTCCCGCCCAGCCGTGGGCGAATGCCGCCAAGGTTGAGGAACTCGTCCACGCCCGCATGGGTAGACGCGAAATCCTGACCGTCCCGGACCGTCCGCTTAGTTGGTTCGTCGTGGACCAAGTCGTCATCGACCGCGTCATTGAGAGTCCTGCGGTGATGAAGGAGCAACTGACGTACCTGCTGAGCCTGATCGAGGACTCCGTAATCCGGTTCCAGGTCGTATCACAGGAGACACCAGTACATCCTGGTTCATCCGGGGCAATCAGGATCATGACCTTCGACGACCGTCCCACAATGGTCTACACAGACCATGCCTTGGGAGGTCATCTCTCGGCTCAGACCGAGGAGGTCCGATACTGCTCGGCGATATTCTCGGCACTACAGTCCGAAGCGCTGTCCCCCAGCGACTCTGCGGACTACATCCGCAGCAGAAAGGACCAACTATGA
- a CDS encoding DUF397 domain-containing protein — MSTGYTDHNRLRWHKSSYSGGNGGDCVEVAVSWHKSSYSDGGGGNCVEVAETPEAVLIRDTKHRDLGHLHFSPTEWATFLANLKHDHL, encoded by the coding sequence ATGAGCACTGGCTACACGGATCACAACAGGCTCCGGTGGCACAAGTCCAGCTACAGCGGCGGTAACGGCGGCGACTGCGTCGAGGTCGCCGTCTCCTGGCACAAGTCCAGCTACAGCGACGGTGGCGGCGGTAACTGCGTCGAGGTGGCCGAGACTCCCGAGGCCGTCCTGATCCGCGACACCAAGCACCGCGACCTCGGACACCTCCACTTCTCCCCCACCGAATGGGCCACCTTCCTCGCCAACCTCAAACACGACCACCTGTAA
- a CDS encoding serine/threonine-protein kinase encodes MQSEMVLAGRYRLEERLGRGGMGEVWRAFDPHLEREVAVKVIVGGGGDDVLIRRFQREARIAAGIQHPGITAVHDFGRHDGQLFLVMELLRGRDLGAVLADHPEGLPLDLLVSVSVQAAEALRAAHAHRVVHRDLKPGNLFLLDTGHVKICDFGIAHIADATSQLTAVGTALGTPAFMPPEQWKGEEVDASSDVYAFGAVLHTMLTGRVPFSGTLPALMAQHLTQPPPPVLEARPDIPAELADLVARMLAKEPAERPASDELGELIRRAAGAGPQGGAAPLAPSPAASPVHTERPVPAAPQTPPPPSAPAPPPYATGQYPSGPPPAHATGYAAPGPYPPQGPPPHPTGYPAPGPYPPQAPPPHPTGYAAPGPYPPAPPPSYGSPPPAGDPQTMFTLGLRHREQGDVAGAESWYRRAAEAGHIDSMFNLALLSRERGDTAEAEQWYRRAAEAGDPDAMVNLGDLLKDRGETAEAETWHRRAAEAGHVASMHTLGNLLYGRGDAAEAETWWRRAAEGGNIRAMALLGNLLEQRGDILGAEQWYRRAAESGNIDAMVNLGVLLENRRDTFGAEQWYRRAAEAGDIDAMANLGSLLQGRGDVGGAQYWWRRAAQSGSTRAIRHLDQLG; translated from the coding sequence GTGCAGTCCGAAATGGTGCTGGCGGGCCGGTACCGGCTGGAGGAACGGCTGGGACGGGGCGGAATGGGCGAGGTGTGGCGGGCCTTCGACCCGCATCTGGAACGCGAGGTCGCCGTCAAGGTCATCGTCGGGGGAGGCGGCGACGACGTCCTGATCCGCCGCTTCCAGCGGGAGGCGCGCATCGCCGCCGGCATCCAGCACCCCGGCATCACCGCCGTGCACGACTTCGGCCGCCACGACGGGCAGCTGTTCCTCGTCATGGAGCTGCTGCGCGGCCGCGACCTGGGCGCGGTGCTGGCCGACCACCCCGAAGGACTGCCGCTGGACCTGCTGGTGTCGGTCTCCGTGCAGGCCGCCGAGGCGCTGCGGGCCGCGCACGCCCACCGGGTGGTGCACCGCGACCTCAAACCCGGCAACCTGTTCCTGCTCGACACCGGGCACGTCAAGATCTGCGACTTCGGCATCGCCCACATCGCGGACGCGACCAGCCAGCTCACCGCCGTGGGAACCGCGCTGGGCACCCCGGCGTTCATGCCGCCCGAGCAGTGGAAGGGCGAGGAGGTCGACGCGAGCAGCGACGTCTACGCGTTCGGCGCGGTCCTGCACACGATGCTGACCGGCAGGGTGCCCTTCAGCGGCACCCTGCCCGCGCTGATGGCCCAGCACCTCACCCAGCCCCCGCCGCCCGTCCTGGAGGCCCGGCCCGACATCCCCGCCGAACTGGCCGACCTCGTCGCCCGGATGCTGGCCAAGGAGCCCGCGGAGCGGCCCGCCAGCGACGAGCTGGGAGAACTGATCCGCCGCGCCGCCGGGGCCGGCCCGCAGGGCGGGGCGGCCCCCCTCGCCCCGTCCCCCGCCGCGTCGCCCGTCCACACCGAGCGGCCCGTGCCCGCCGCCCCGCAGACGCCCCCGCCGCCGTCCGCCCCGGCCCCGCCGCCGTATGCCACCGGCCAGTACCCGTCCGGACCCCCGCCGGCCCACGCCACCGGGTACGCCGCGCCCGGGCCGTATCCGCCGCAGGGTCCGCCGCCCCACCCCACCGGCTATCCCGCCCCGGGCCCCTATCCGCCGCAGGCGCCGCCGCCCCACCCCACCGGGTACGCGGCCCCCGGCCCGTACCCGCCCGCGCCGCCCCCCTCCTACGGCTCCCCACCGCCCGCGGGCGACCCGCAGACCATGTTCACGCTCGGCCTGCGCCACCGCGAGCAGGGCGATGTCGCCGGAGCCGAGTCCTGGTACCGCCGCGCGGCCGAGGCGGGCCACATCGACTCCATGTTCAACCTCGCCCTCCTCTCCCGGGAGCGCGGCGACACGGCCGAGGCCGAGCAGTGGTACCGGCGCGCCGCCGAAGCCGGCGACCCCGACGCCATGGTCAACCTCGGCGACCTGCTCAAGGACCGCGGGGAGACGGCCGAGGCCGAGACCTGGCACCGCCGCGCGGCAGAGGCGGGCCACGTCGCCTCCATGCACACCCTCGGCAACCTGCTCTACGGCAGGGGCGACGCGGCCGAGGCCGAGACCTGGTGGCGGCGCGCCGCCGAGGGCGGCAACATCCGCGCCATGGCCCTGCTCGGCAACCTGCTGGAGCAGCGCGGCGACATCCTCGGCGCGGAGCAGTGGTACCGGCGCGCCGCCGAGTCCGGCAACATCGACGCGATGGTCAACCTGGGGGTGCTGCTGGAGAACCGCCGCGACACCTTCGGCGCGGAGCAGTGGTACCGGCGGGCCGCCGAGGCGGGCGACATCGACGCGATGGCCAACCTCGGCAGTCTGCTGCAGGGCCGCGGCGACGTGGGCGGCGCCCAGTACTGGTGGCGGCGCGCCGCCCAGTCCGGCAGCACCCGCGCCATCCGCCACCTCGACCAGCTGGGCTGA
- a CDS encoding TetR/AcrR family transcriptional regulator, with product MTPPRNPDPRRRSERSRRAILDAARALVAETGYPRLTIEAVAARAGVGKQTIYRWWPSKGALLLDAVLALSQTAEGDITLPDTGDIEADLKTLMRATAAEFATPAFEAPLRALNNEVAADPELAAAYRRQVAEPVEEATRERLRSAQRAGQIAADADLGLLLDLLYAPLYRRWLLHEGPLTPDYTDALVDAVLRAFTPRA from the coding sequence GTGACACCGCCCAGGAACCCCGACCCCCGACGCCGCAGCGAACGCTCCCGCCGCGCGATCCTCGACGCGGCCCGCGCACTCGTCGCCGAGACCGGCTATCCGAGACTGACGATCGAGGCCGTCGCCGCCCGCGCCGGAGTGGGTAAGCAGACCATCTACCGCTGGTGGCCGTCCAAGGGCGCGCTCCTGCTCGACGCGGTGCTGGCACTCAGCCAGACCGCGGAGGGCGACATCACGCTGCCCGACACCGGCGACATCGAGGCCGACCTCAAGACCCTCATGCGCGCCACCGCCGCCGAGTTCGCCACCCCCGCATTCGAAGCCCCCCTGCGCGCCCTCAACAACGAGGTCGCCGCCGACCCCGAACTGGCCGCCGCCTACCGCCGGCAGGTCGCCGAACCGGTGGAGGAGGCCACCCGGGAACGGCTGCGCAGCGCCCAGCGCGCCGGGCAGATCGCCGCCGACGCCGACCTCGGCCTACTCCTCGACCTGCTCTACGCCCCCCTGTACCGGCGCTGGCTGCTGCACGAGGGGCCGCTCACCCCCGACTACACCGACGCCCTGGTCGACGCGGTGCTGCGGGCCTTCACCCCCCGCGCTTGA
- a CDS encoding SDR family NAD(P)-dependent oxidoreductase: protein MTAHTSPSRVWFVTGASRGLGRVVAEAALERGDRVVGTARDTAPLAGLAEQYGGRLLALPLDVTDRAAVFSAVRQAVDAFGRLDVVVNNAGRFLLGMVEETTEQQARDHLDVNLFGALWVLQAVLPHLRAQGSGHILQVTTMAPFGGFASVGLYGAGKAALDSVGAALAMEVEPFGIRVTMVQPRGYATELFTRGATLAAERPEYAPLRARLAAMWSGVEDADPAKAAPALLELVDMADPPRRLVLGGEANTRVRQMLLALAAEHARTEELSGRAG, encoded by the coding sequence ATGACCGCGCACACGTCCCCGTCCCGCGTCTGGTTCGTCACCGGAGCCTCCCGCGGCCTGGGCCGGGTCGTCGCCGAGGCCGCCCTGGAGCGCGGCGACCGCGTGGTGGGCACGGCCCGCGACACCGCCCCGCTCGCCGGCCTGGCCGAGCAGTACGGGGGCCGCCTGCTGGCCCTGCCCCTGGACGTGACCGACCGCGCCGCGGTGTTCTCCGCGGTGCGGCAGGCCGTCGACGCGTTCGGCCGCCTGGACGTCGTGGTCAACAACGCGGGCCGGTTCCTGCTCGGCATGGTGGAGGAGACCACCGAACAGCAGGCCCGCGACCACCTGGACGTCAACCTCTTCGGCGCGCTGTGGGTGCTCCAGGCCGTCCTGCCGCACCTGCGCGCCCAGGGGTCGGGCCACATCCTCCAGGTCACGACGATGGCCCCGTTCGGCGGGTTCGCCTCGGTGGGCCTGTACGGCGCGGGCAAGGCCGCGCTCGACTCGGTGGGCGCCGCCCTGGCCATGGAGGTGGAGCCCTTCGGGATCAGGGTCACGATGGTGCAGCCCCGCGGCTACGCGACCGAACTGTTCACCCGGGGCGCCACCCTCGCCGCGGAGAGGCCGGAGTACGCGCCGCTGCGCGCCCGCCTCGCCGCGATGTGGAGCGGGGTCGAGGACGCCGACCCCGCCAAGGCCGCCCCGGCGCTGCTGGAGCTGGTGGACATGGCCGATCCGCCCCGGCGGCTGGTCCTCGGCGGTGAGGCCAACACCCGGGTGCGGCAGATGCTGCTGGCCCTGGCCGCGGAGCACGCGCGCACCGAGGAGCTGAGCGGCCGGGCCGGCTGA
- a CDS encoding DUF998 domain-containing protein, with the protein MAVTRGLLWCGAAAGPLFVAVFTVSGALRPGYDPLRHPVSSLALTPAGWTQVANFLVTGALLTAFAVGVRRALGGRAGILPWLLGACGVGLVGAGLFPTDPVSGYPPGSPDALVYTPLGAAHDGLSMLFFLGLPLACLAFALRSARGGRWPAAVCSGLGAAVFVLFFLLASLGFAQQPGLVEVGGLYQRLSVGTGLAWTTAVALVLLRDTARSTAAPGERLTSPG; encoded by the coding sequence GTGGCAGTGACCCGCGGACTCCTGTGGTGCGGCGCGGCCGCCGGTCCGCTGTTCGTCGCGGTGTTCACCGTCTCGGGTGCGCTGCGTCCCGGCTACGACCCGCTGCGCCACCCGGTCAGCTCCCTGGCGCTGACCCCGGCGGGCTGGACCCAGGTGGCGAACTTCCTGGTCACCGGAGCGCTGCTGACGGCCTTCGCGGTCGGGGTGCGCCGGGCGCTGGGCGGGCGCGCCGGGATCCTTCCGTGGCTGCTGGGCGCCTGCGGGGTCGGGCTGGTCGGGGCGGGGCTGTTTCCCACCGACCCGGTGAGCGGCTATCCGCCGGGCAGTCCCGACGCGCTGGTCTACACCCCGCTCGGCGCGGCCCACGACGGCCTGTCGATGCTGTTCTTCCTCGGCCTGCCGCTGGCCTGCCTCGCCTTCGCGCTCCGGTCCGCGCGCGGCGGGCGGTGGCCGGCGGCGGTCTGCAGCGGGCTCGGCGCGGCCGTCTTCGTCCTCTTCTTCCTGCTGGCCAGTCTCGGCTTCGCCCAGCAGCCCGGCCTGGTCGAGGTGGGCGGCCTCTACCAGCGGCTGTCGGTCGGCACGGGGCTGGCGTGGACCACCGCGGTCGCCCTGGTGCTGCTGCGCGACACCGCCCGCAGCACCGCCGCCCCCGGCGAACGGCTGACCTCCCCCGGTTGA
- a CDS encoding nitroreductase/quinone reductase family protein — MSTSQTPNPFDRPEPYVSDFNRPVVEEFRANGGRVGGPFEGSDLLLLTTTGARSGREQTSPLGFLRDGERLLVVASAAGAPRHPAWYHNLLAHPLVTVEVGTETFEAVAVPLEGAARDRAFAEIVRRFPRYGDYQAKTDRTIPVVALERSPVEPSSGEAATLADKLVEVHTWLRGQLDRVRAETDAYLRAHADAPRRPPAGLNLQIRQHCLAFCESLHLHHTFEDAGLLPALEQQYPHLRETVARLREEHRTVERLRAALVDLLAEVSTADPDRFRADLDRITRELTAHLDHEERELLPVLAAVPFPPGGAD, encoded by the coding sequence TTGTCCACCTCACAGACCCCGAACCCGTTCGACCGCCCCGAGCCGTACGTCAGCGACTTCAACCGCCCGGTCGTCGAGGAGTTCCGCGCCAACGGCGGACGCGTCGGCGGCCCCTTCGAGGGCAGCGACCTGCTGCTGCTCACCACGACGGGCGCCCGCTCCGGCCGCGAGCAGACCAGCCCGCTGGGCTTCCTCCGCGACGGCGAACGGCTGCTGGTCGTCGCCTCCGCGGCCGGCGCGCCCCGCCACCCCGCCTGGTACCACAACCTGCTCGCCCACCCCCTGGTGACCGTCGAGGTCGGCACCGAGACCTTCGAGGCGGTCGCGGTCCCCCTGGAGGGCGCCGCACGCGACCGGGCGTTCGCCGAGATCGTCCGCCGGTTCCCCCGCTACGGCGACTACCAGGCCAAGACCGACCGCACCATCCCGGTGGTGGCGCTGGAACGCTCCCCTGTCGAGCCGTCGTCCGGCGAAGCCGCCACCCTCGCCGACAAACTGGTCGAGGTCCACACCTGGCTGCGCGGCCAACTCGACCGGGTGCGCGCCGAGACCGACGCCTACCTCCGCGCCCACGCCGACGCGCCCCGGCGTCCCCCGGCGGGGCTGAACCTGCAGATCCGCCAGCACTGCCTGGCCTTCTGCGAGTCCCTGCACCTCCACCACACCTTCGAGGACGCCGGGCTGCTGCCCGCCCTGGAACAGCAGTACCCGCACCTGCGGGAGACCGTGGCACGGCTGCGCGAGGAGCACCGCACGGTGGAGCGGCTGCGCGCCGCACTCGTCGACCTGCTGGCCGAGGTGTCCACCGCCGACCCCGACCGGTTCCGCGCCGACCTCGACCGGATCACCCGGGAGCTGACGGCCCACCTCGACCACGAGGAACGGGAGCTGCTGCCCGTCCTGGCCGCCGTCCCGTTCCCGCCCGGCGGCGCGGACTGA
- a CDS encoding FAD-dependent oxidoreductase, which translates to MSHQSRHVVVIGHGMVGARFVDEVARRDPAGERLRLTVVGAEPEGPYNRVLLPEVLSGRLGEADLALPETVLPGLALRTGTAATAVDTAARTVALDDGSTLHYDELVLATGARAVVPPLPGAATAAGPAEGVVALRDLADCRRLTALTRPGTPVVVLGGGVLGLEAARALGRRGACVHLVESAAWLMPRQLDRRAARVLEGRYARLGVAVHSWTTAARWIPATGLELDDGRVLAGEVLVVAAGVRPRTELAVGAGLQVDRGIVVDDSLTTSDPRVHAIGDCAQHAGGGGGLVQPGYEQAAVLADLLTGAAPQARYTGARPATRLKVDGIDLVSFGAPDAEDAETVTVDDAHGGRYAKLSVRDGRVVGAILLGFPDSAATIGQLYDRGAAVPADPLALLVGGVAVGASAAEPGAVLVCRCNAVSRARLESAWLDGARSRRDIAAATRATTGCGGCVRDVDALIAAWSSGRSAPVGA; encoded by the coding sequence GTGAGCCACCAGTCCAGGCACGTCGTCGTCATCGGTCACGGCATGGTGGGGGCCCGCTTCGTCGACGAGGTCGCCCGCCGCGACCCCGCCGGCGAGCGGCTGCGCCTGACCGTGGTGGGCGCAGAACCAGAGGGGCCCTACAACCGCGTCCTGCTGCCCGAGGTCCTCAGCGGCCGACTCGGCGAGGCCGACCTCGCGCTGCCGGAAACCGTCCTGCCCGGTCTTGCCCTGCGCACTGGGACCGCTGCCACCGCGGTCGACACGGCCGCCCGCACCGTCGCCCTGGACGACGGGAGCACCCTGCACTACGACGAGCTGGTGCTGGCCACCGGGGCGCGCGCGGTGGTGCCGCCGCTGCCCGGCGCCGCCACCGCGGCCGGGCCCGCCGAAGGGGTGGTCGCCCTTCGTGACCTGGCCGACTGCCGACGCCTGACCGCCCTGACGCGTCCGGGGACGCCCGTGGTCGTCCTGGGCGGCGGTGTGCTCGGCCTGGAGGCCGCACGCGCGCTGGGCCGGCGGGGCGCGTGCGTGCACCTGGTGGAGTCCGCCGCCTGGCTGATGCCCCGCCAACTGGACCGGAGGGCCGCCCGCGTGCTGGAGGGCCGCTACGCGCGGCTGGGCGTGGCCGTCCACTCCTGGACGACGGCGGCGCGCTGGATCCCCGCAACCGGATTGGAGCTCGACGACGGCCGTGTCCTGGCCGGGGAGGTCCTCGTCGTCGCCGCCGGGGTGCGTCCGCGCACCGAGCTGGCGGTCGGGGCGGGCCTGCAGGTGGACCGCGGGATCGTCGTGGACGACTCGCTGACCACCTCCGATCCGCGCGTCCACGCCATCGGCGACTGCGCCCAGCACGCGGGCGGGGGAGGCGGGCTGGTGCAGCCCGGCTACGAGCAGGCGGCGGTCCTGGCCGACCTGCTCACCGGTGCGGCTCCGCAGGCCCGCTACACCGGGGCGCGTCCGGCCACCCGGCTCAAGGTGGACGGCATCGACCTGGTCTCCTTCGGCGCTCCCGACGCCGAGGACGCCGAGACCGTCACCGTCGACGACGCCCACGGCGGCCGCTACGCGAAGCTGTCGGTGCGCGACGGCCGCGTGGTCGGCGCGATCCTGCTGGGCTTTCCCGACTCGGCGGCCACGATCGGCCAGCTCTACGACCGCGGAGCCGCGGTGCCCGCGGACCCGCTGGCCCTGCTGGTGGGAGGCGTGGCGGTCGGCGCTTCGGCCGCGGAGCCGGGTGCGGTCCTGGTGTGCCGGTGCAACGCGGTCAGCCGCGCCCGGCTGGAGAGCGCGTGGCTGGACGGTGCCCGCAGCAGGCGGGACATCGCCGCCGCCACCCGGGCCACCACCGGCTGCGGCGGCTGCGTCCGGGACGTCGACGCCCTGATCGCGGCGTGGAGCAGCGGTCGGTCCGCTCCGGTGGGAGCGTGA